From a region of the Constantimarinum furrinae genome:
- the thrS gene encoding threonine--tRNA ligase encodes MIAITLPDGSVKNYEAGTTPMDVAKSISEGLARNVISASFNDETIETSTPLTHDGSLVLYTWNNEEGKKAFWHSSAHILAQALEELFPGIKLTIGPAIDNGFYYDVDFGDHTIAEKDLAEIENKMLEIARGKHEFRMRSLSKKEALDYYNKQQNEYKVELIENLDDGTITFCDHDTFTDLCRGGHIPNTGIVKAVKLMSIAGAYWRGDENNKQLTRIYGVSFPKQKDLKEYLELLEEAKKRDHRKLGKELELFTFSPKVGQGLPLWLPKGAALRERLENFLKKAQKKAGYEMVVSPHIGQKELYVTSGHYAKYGEDSFQPIRTPNEDEEFLLKPMNCPHHCEIYNSKPWSYKDLPKRFAEFGTVYRYEQSGELHGLTRVRGFTQDDAHIFCTPDQLDKEFKDVIDLVFYVFGSLGFENFTAQVSLRDPEKPEKYIGSLENWEKAEQAILNAAEEKGLDYVVEKGEAAFYGPKLDFMVKDALGRSWQLGTIQVDYNLPERFDLTYKGSDNELHRPVMIHRAPFGSMERFVAILLEHTGGNFPLWLMPEQVSILSLSEKYEKYAQKVLNLLENDEIRALVDNRNETIGKKIREAEMNKIPYMLIVGEQEEKDGTVSVRKHSEGDLGSMAVEAFSKLIKEEEKRDLKEFNV; translated from the coding sequence ATGATAGCGATTACCTTACCAGATGGAAGTGTAAAAAATTACGAGGCAGGTACCACACCCATGGACGTTGCCAAAAGTATAAGTGAAGGACTTGCAAGAAATGTTATTTCTGCTTCTTTTAATGACGAAACAATTGAAACCTCCACTCCGCTTACCCATGACGGCAGTCTGGTACTATATACCTGGAATAATGAGGAAGGTAAAAAAGCCTTCTGGCACTCTTCTGCGCATATTTTGGCACAGGCACTTGAGGAATTATTTCCGGGAATAAAATTAACGATTGGCCCAGCCATTGATAACGGATTTTATTACGACGTGGATTTTGGAGATCACACAATCGCAGAAAAAGATCTGGCCGAAATTGAAAATAAAATGCTGGAGATCGCTAGGGGAAAACACGAGTTTCGGATGCGATCCTTAAGCAAGAAGGAAGCGCTCGATTATTATAATAAGCAACAAAACGAATACAAGGTCGAACTTATAGAGAATCTCGACGACGGAACCATTACCTTTTGTGATCATGACACCTTTACCGATCTGTGCCGTGGCGGACACATCCCTAATACCGGAATCGTAAAAGCTGTTAAACTAATGAGCATTGCCGGTGCATACTGGCGTGGTGATGAAAACAACAAGCAGCTAACCCGAATTTATGGCGTGAGCTTTCCAAAACAAAAAGACCTAAAGGAATACCTCGAACTGCTGGAGGAAGCAAAGAAAAGAGACCATAGAAAATTAGGAAAGGAGCTCGAATTATTTACATTCTCTCCTAAAGTAGGCCAGGGATTACCATTATGGCTTCCTAAAGGTGCTGCATTGCGAGAACGTCTGGAAAATTTTCTGAAGAAAGCACAAAAGAAAGCGGGCTACGAAATGGTGGTTTCTCCTCATATTGGTCAGAAGGAGCTTTATGTAACTTCAGGGCATTATGCCAAATACGGAGAAGACAGCTTTCAGCCAATTAGAACTCCCAATGAAGACGAAGAGTTCTTATTAAAACCGATGAATTGTCCACATCATTGCGAAATCTACAACAGTAAACCATGGTCCTACAAGGATCTTCCGAAGCGCTTTGCAGAATTCGGCACAGTATATCGATACGAACAGAGCGGAGAATTACACGGTTTGACACGAGTACGCGGATTTACTCAGGACGACGCTCATATTTTTTGCACTCCCGATCAATTGGATAAGGAGTTTAAAGATGTTATCGATCTGGTATTCTATGTGTTTGGATCTTTAGGCTTCGAAAACTTTACGGCTCAGGTGTCCTTACGTGATCCCGAAAAGCCGGAAAAATATATTGGAAGTCTTGAAAACTGGGAAAAAGCAGAACAGGCCATTTTAAATGCCGCAGAAGAAAAGGGTCTGGATTATGTTGTTGAAAAAGGCGAAGCCGCCTTTTATGGTCCGAAGCTGGATTTTATGGTAAAGGATGCCTTGGGAAGAAGCTGGCAATTGGGTACCATTCAGGTTGATTACAACTTACCCGAACGTTTTGACCTAACTTATAAAGGCAGTGATAACGAGTTACACAGACCGGTAATGATACACCGGGCACCTTTTGGTAGCATGGAACGTTTTGTAGCCATTTTGTTGGAGCATACCGGGGGGAATTTTCCGCTTTGGTTAATGCCTGAACAGGTCAGTATCCTGTCTCTGAGCGAAAAATATGAAAAATACGCTCAAAAAGTTTTAAATTTGCTTGAAAATGACGAAATTCGCGCCCTTGTTGACAACAGGAATGAAACCATCGGCAAGAAGATTCGGGAGGCAGAGATGAATAAAATCCCATATATGCTGATCGTTGGAGAGCAGGAAGAAAAAGATGGTACGGTTTCTGTACGTAAACACAGTGAAGGAGATTTAGGAAGCATGGCTGTAGAAGCATTTTCAAAACTCATCAAAGAAGAAGAAAAAAGGGACTTGAAAGAGTTCAATGTTTAA
- the infC gene encoding translation initiation factor IF-3, translated as MKEDKHRINEKIRAEEVRLVGDNVEIGVYPRKKALEIAEEQGVDLVEISPNASPPVCKVMDYKKFVYEQKKREKALKSKATKVIIKEIRFGPNTDDHDYEFKKKHAEKFLKDGAKLKAYVFFKGRSIIYKDQGEILLLKLAQELEDYGKVEQMPKLEGKRMIMFIAPKKK; from the coding sequence ATTAAGGAAGACAAACACAGAATCAATGAAAAGATCCGTGCCGAGGAGGTACGTCTTGTTGGAGACAATGTAGAAATAGGTGTCTATCCAAGAAAGAAAGCATTAGAAATAGCTGAAGAACAAGGTGTAGACCTAGTTGAAATTTCACCAAATGCAAGTCCGCCGGTTTGTAAGGTAATGGATTACAAGAAGTTCGTTTATGAACAAAAAAAGCGTGAAAAAGCTCTAAAGTCTAAAGCGACTAAAGTTATAATCAAAGAGATCAGATTTGGGCCAAATACCGATGATCACGATTATGAATTTAAAAAGAAACACGCCGAGAAGTTCTTAAAAGACGGGGCCAAGTTAAAGGCTTATGTCTTTTTTAAAGGTCGATCCATTATTTATAAGGATCAGGGAGAGATCCTGTTGCTTAAATTAGCACAGGAGCTGGAAGACTATGGAAAGGTAGAACAAATGCCTAAGTTGGAAGGTAAGCGAATGATCATGTTTATCGCTCCTAAGAAGAAGTAA
- the rpmI gene encoding 50S ribosomal protein L35, giving the protein MPKQKTKSSAKKRFKLTGTGKIKRKHAFKSHILTKKSKKRKLKLTHDGLVDKSDESNVKQMLRLK; this is encoded by the coding sequence ATGCCGAAACAAAAAACAAAATCCAGTGCCAAGAAGCGTTTTAAGCTTACAGGTACAGGTAAGATTAAAAGAAAGCATGCGTTTAAAAGCCACATCTTAACAAAGAAGTCTAAAAAACGTAAGCTTAAACTTACTCACGATGGTCTTGTAGACAAATCGGATGAGAGTAATGTTAAACAAATGCTTCGATTGAAGTAA
- the rplT gene encoding 50S ribosomal protein L20 yields the protein MPRSVNSVASRARRKKVMKQAKGYFGRRKNVWTVAKNAVEKAMTYAYRDRRAKKRNFRSLWITRINAGARQHGMSYSQFMGKLKANEIELNRKVLADLAMNHPEAFEAIVNKVK from the coding sequence ATGCCAAGATCAGTAAATTCAGTTGCATCCAGAGCCCGAAGAAAAAAGGTGATGAAGCAAGCCAAAGGTTACTTTGGAAGACGTAAAAATGTATGGACAGTCGCTAAGAACGCCGTTGAAAAAGCAATGACGTATGCGTACAGAGACCGTCGTGCAAAAAAGAGAAATTTCAGATCCCTATGGATCACCCGTATTAACGCGGGAGCTCGTCAGCATGGAATGTCTTATTCTCAGTTTATGGGGAAACTAAAAGCAAATGAAATCGAATTAAACCGTAAGGTGCTTGCCGATTTAGCTATGAATCACCCTGAAGCTTTTGAAGCTATTGTAAACAAAGTAAAATAA
- a CDS encoding OmpA family protein, which yields MRICPILILITILFSASGSTAQEVTGKSYKIDRYKSIYLPLGTLSFADSIVHFRLGFPEPLQKYTDSSQCLHEPNYKRYQDPNFLSLGCGGTVTVAFTDNGFMNLPGDDLYVFEVGPSREPASIEISENGTDWFYAGKIDGGKSVIDLADENISTETVFYFVRVTDLKNLCKSKSAGADIDAIAAITSVIKLSINADVLFDVDEFTLKETASNTLDTLVATIQKVDKATLLIEGHTDSDGTDAYNKTLSENRCYTVVDRIRALLGFEANYDYEIRAFGETRPKVLNDSEENKQINRRVEITVLPPKSYFESLKNKD from the coding sequence ATGAGAATCTGCCCCATTTTAATACTAATAACTATTCTGTTTTCCGCATCCGGTAGTACAGCGCAGGAAGTTACAGGAAAGTCATACAAGATAGACCGCTACAAATCCATATACCTACCATTAGGCACTTTGTCCTTTGCAGACAGCATCGTTCATTTCAGACTAGGTTTTCCCGAACCTCTACAGAAATATACAGACAGCTCACAATGCCTTCATGAACCAAACTATAAAAGATATCAGGATCCTAATTTTTTATCTTTAGGCTGCGGCGGAACTGTAACCGTTGCTTTTACAGATAACGGATTTATGAATCTTCCCGGTGATGACCTCTATGTCTTTGAAGTTGGACCGTCACGGGAACCTGCGAGCATAGAAATTTCTGAGAACGGAACAGATTGGTTCTATGCCGGAAAAATAGACGGAGGCAAGTCGGTGATCGATCTGGCAGATGAGAATATTTCTACCGAAACTGTATTTTACTTTGTACGGGTAACCGATCTGAAGAACCTTTGCAAAAGTAAAAGTGCCGGAGCCGATATTGACGCTATCGCAGCAATAACAAGTGTTATAAAATTGTCCATAAACGCCGATGTATTATTCGATGTCGATGAGTTTACACTTAAAGAAACCGCCTCCAACACTTTGGATACTTTGGTAGCCACCATTCAAAAAGTAGATAAAGCCACCTTGCTGATAGAAGGACATACAGACAGTGACGGTACAGATGCGTACAACAAGACACTTTCAGAAAATAGATGTTATACGGTTGTAGATCGTATAAGAGCCTTGTTGGGATTTGAAGCAAATTACGATTATGAGATCAGGGCATTCGGTGAAACCAGACCAAAAGTCTTAAATGACAGTGAGGAAAATAAACAGATTAACCGTCGTGTTGAAATTACGGTCTTACCTCCGAAAAGTTATTTTGAATCCTTGAAAAATAAAGATTAG
- a CDS encoding asparagine synthetase B, producing the protein MDAEGQKEHLKAYGITYWTLERQVKVKWLLNYRGGSFLLPDSEEIKKECQIRGVSFEMISDAKAEQILTEISSPSQNMEAVVLEKAPRIAVYSPKGNQPWDDAVTMVLTYAEIPYTVVYDEEVLGDQLILYDWLHLHHEDFTGQYGKFYRAYRSAPWYIEEKRKAEELATKLGYAKVSEAKRDVSLKIRDYVIGGGFMFAMCSATDSYDIALAAEGVDICEPMFDGDPSDPGYQSKIDYSKTFAFTDFILERNPMVYEFSSIDMTTKRQIMKETDYFSLMDYSAKWDPIPCMLVQNHTALVKGFMGQTTSYDRDQIKSNVLIMGENKTNGEARYIHGIKGKGFFTFYGGHDPEDYQHRVGDAKTELALHPNSPGYRLILNNVLFPAAKKKKQKT; encoded by the coding sequence ATGGATGCCGAAGGACAAAAGGAGCATTTAAAGGCCTACGGCATTACCTATTGGACGCTTGAAAGGCAGGTAAAGGTAAAATGGCTGCTCAATTATCGTGGGGGTTCATTTTTACTTCCCGATTCCGAAGAAATTAAAAAGGAATGCCAGATTCGCGGTGTCTCTTTCGAAATGATCTCCGATGCTAAGGCGGAACAGATATTAACCGAAATTAGTAGTCCATCTCAGAATATGGAAGCTGTTGTTCTTGAGAAAGCGCCAAGAATTGCAGTGTATTCACCCAAAGGGAATCAGCCCTGGGACGATGCAGTAACCATGGTCCTTACTTATGCCGAAATTCCTTATACCGTTGTATACGATGAAGAAGTGTTAGGCGATCAGTTAATACTTTACGATTGGCTTCACCTGCATCATGAGGATTTCACGGGTCAATACGGAAAATTCTATCGTGCCTATCGTTCTGCACCCTGGTATATTGAAGAAAAGCGAAAAGCCGAAGAATTGGCTACCAAATTGGGATATGCTAAAGTATCTGAAGCAAAAAGAGATGTTTCACTAAAGATTCGGGATTATGTAATAGGTGGCGGCTTTATGTTTGCTATGTGCAGTGCCACGGATAGTTACGACATAGCGTTAGCAGCAGAAGGTGTAGATATTTGCGAGCCTATGTTCGATGGAGATCCCAGCGACCCCGGTTATCAAAGTAAGATCGATTACAGTAAGACCTTTGCGTTTACCGATTTTATTCTGGAACGCAACCCCATGGTATATGAATTTTCTTCCATAGATATGACCACCAAGCGCCAGATCATGAAAGAAACCGATTATTTCTCACTGATGGATTATTCGGCCAAATGGGATCCAATTCCCTGTATGCTTGTTCAAAATCATACGGCTTTGGTAAAAGGTTTTATGGGGCAGACTACTTCGTATGACCGGGATCAAATTAAATCGAACGTCCTGATCATGGGAGAAAACAAAACCAATGGGGAAGCCAGGTACATACACGGAATAAAAGGAAAGGGATTTTTTACTTTTTACGGCGGACATGATCCAGAAGATTATCAACATAGGGTAGGAGACGCTAAAACCGAATTGGCACTTCATCCTAATTCACCGGGGTATCGCTTAATTTTAAACAATGTTCTTTTTCCAGCCGCTAAAAAGAAAAAGCAAAAAACCTAA
- a CDS encoding NAD(P)-binding domain-containing protein has protein sequence MSDIFLEQLITYGIVFIFCAAILFLYLRKKNKATQQTIKKVEIAKEEGLHEPVSLHPYIDPNACIGSGACVKACPEQDILGMVNGQASVINASNCVGHGACFHACPVEAITLRIGTESRGVDLPHVNQNFETNMKGIYIAGELGGMGLIKNSVEQGQQAIESIVKSKKPNPNKLTDVIIIGAGPAGISATLAAKKHKLTSKTLEQDSLGGTVFTFPRSKVVMTSPMNLPLHGKVKLHDTSKQELLELWQKVISENKIEIQENTKVENITPQKDGSFKLTTANGQEHFANNVLIAIGRRGSPRKLGIPGEDSEKVAYRMLEPELIEDKDIIVVGGGDSAMEAAMLMMDKNRVKILVRSDNFTRSKPKNRENITKAAEEAKLEIIYNSSLISISDESCIFKITDEEDAHQVKNDLVYIFAGGLLPTAFLEKAGVEITKRFGYIMKKH, from the coding sequence ATGAGTGATATTTTTCTTGAACAATTAATTACCTATGGTATTGTATTTATATTCTGTGCCGCTATTTTGTTCCTATATCTTCGGAAAAAAAACAAAGCCACTCAACAGACCATAAAAAAAGTTGAGATCGCTAAAGAAGAAGGATTACACGAACCGGTATCACTTCACCCCTATATCGATCCAAATGCCTGTATTGGAAGTGGTGCATGTGTAAAAGCTTGTCCCGAACAGGACATCCTGGGAATGGTTAACGGTCAGGCATCGGTAATAAACGCATCTAACTGTGTCGGTCACGGAGCTTGTTTTCACGCCTGTCCGGTTGAAGCAATAACCCTTAGAATAGGAACCGAATCCCGGGGAGTCGATCTCCCTCATGTAAACCAGAATTTTGAAACCAATATGAAAGGGATCTATATCGCCGGTGAGTTAGGCGGGATGGGACTTATCAAAAATTCGGTTGAACAGGGGCAACAGGCCATAGAAAGTATCGTTAAAAGTAAAAAACCCAATCCGAATAAATTAACAGATGTTATAATTATCGGAGCAGGTCCGGCAGGAATTTCAGCCACGCTAGCGGCAAAAAAACATAAACTAACAAGTAAAACTCTTGAGCAGGATTCTTTAGGCGGAACTGTTTTTACGTTTCCACGGTCGAAAGTAGTGATGACCTCACCTATGAATTTACCCCTTCACGGAAAAGTCAAGCTACATGATACTTCGAAACAGGAATTACTGGAGCTATGGCAAAAAGTGATCTCTGAAAATAAAATTGAAATACAGGAAAATACCAAAGTTGAAAATATCACTCCTCAGAAAGACGGGTCATTTAAGTTAACCACAGCGAACGGACAAGAGCACTTTGCGAATAATGTGCTTATTGCTATCGGAAGGCGCGGAAGTCCGAGAAAACTTGGGATTCCGGGAGAAGATTCAGAAAAAGTAGCTTACCGTATGTTGGAACCCGAACTCATAGAAGATAAGGATATCATCGTGGTTGGTGGGGGTGACTCGGCAATGGAAGCCGCTATGCTAATGATGGACAAGAACCGGGTAAAAATTCTGGTACGAAGTGATAATTTTACGAGATCCAAGCCTAAAAACCGTGAAAATATCACGAAAGCAGCAGAAGAGGCAAAACTGGAAATTATTTATAACTCTAGTCTCATTTCCATAAGCGACGAAAGTTGTATCTTTAAGATAACCGATGAGGAAGATGCACACCAAGTAAAAAATGATCTTGTTTATATATTTGCCGGAGGATTATTACCAACGGCCTTTCTGGAAAAAGCTGGTGTAGAAATTACCAAACGGTTTGGTTACATCATGAAAAAACATTAA
- a CDS encoding cytochrome c family protein codes for MKEFRKHIVLFFCLTLGTLNAQISPGDLTDSHSKFEGMSNCTLCHELGSKVTNNKCLECHTEIKSLLSQNKGFHATPRVESQDCFKCHSEHHGRNFDMIRFDTQNFNHDLTGFELEGAHASVDCRLCHAPKNIKDPKLRKRSGTYLGLDDQCLSCHDDYHQGTLPVNCLQCHNMNAFSPVLNFDHDQADFKLKGKHLAVDCKECHKVTTKNGSSFQQFTGMNFSDCKACHQDPHNNQLPGACAQCHTESSFNTFTGRGNFNHSRTDFDLKGQHKRIDCFTCHANTSNISNLFQDRANVPENNCVACHSDPHDNKYGQDCAKCHSEESFLALKDMDFFDHSITDFPLEGMHTGVDCRACHIERFSTPIDFSECKSCHSDYHNGEFAENGISPDCKTCHTLDKGFDFTLFTIEDHQKSDFPLEGAHIATPCFACHVDERENRWTFAMTDTRCIDCHSNFHEGFLAAEFIPNNDCTACHGNDSWDAITFDHSQTDWPLTGQHNNVSCSACHFEISEDKKLISQNFSNLDTNCASCHENIHGDSFAVNGITDCARCHVTNSWFPEKFDHNNTRFALTGKHAQVDCRACHELKNESGTTTVVYKLGKLDCKDCHL; via the coding sequence GTGAAGGAGTTCCGAAAACATATTGTCTTATTTTTTTGTCTGACTCTTGGCACTCTGAATGCTCAGATATCACCCGGAGATCTTACCGACTCCCACAGTAAGTTTGAAGGTATGAGTAATTGTACGCTGTGTCACGAATTAGGATCGAAAGTGACCAATAACAAATGTTTGGAATGTCATACTGAAATAAAATCGCTACTATCCCAGAATAAAGGGTTTCACGCAACACCAAGAGTTGAGAGTCAGGACTGTTTTAAATGCCATAGTGAGCATCACGGAAGAAATTTCGATATGATTCGTTTCGATACCCAGAATTTTAATCACGATCTCACAGGATTTGAATTGGAAGGAGCCCACGCTTCAGTGGATTGTAGGCTTTGTCATGCGCCGAAAAATATTAAGGACCCGAAATTGAGAAAACGCTCCGGTACTTATCTGGGATTGGATGACCAATGCCTTTCCTGTCATGACGACTATCATCAGGGTACGCTTCCTGTAAATTGTCTGCAGTGCCATAATATGAATGCGTTCTCTCCTGTTCTGAATTTCGATCATGATCAGGCCGACTTTAAACTTAAAGGAAAGCATTTAGCAGTAGATTGCAAAGAATGCCATAAGGTAACAACGAAGAACGGAAGTAGTTTTCAACAATTCACTGGAATGAATTTCAGTGATTGTAAGGCGTGTCACCAGGATCCACATAATAATCAGTTGCCTGGAGCATGTGCCCAGTGTCATACCGAAAGCTCATTTAACACTTTTACAGGTAGAGGAAATTTTAATCATTCCCGTACAGATTTCGATTTGAAAGGGCAACACAAACGAATTGACTGTTTTACGTGTCATGCCAACACTTCAAATATTAGCAACTTGTTTCAGGACAGGGCCAATGTGCCCGAAAACAATTGTGTAGCCTGTCATAGCGATCCCCACGACAACAAATACGGGCAAGACTGTGCAAAATGTCATTCTGAAGAGAGTTTTCTCGCACTAAAGGATATGGATTTCTTTGATCATTCCATTACCGATTTCCCATTGGAAGGTATGCATACTGGTGTAGATTGTCGGGCTTGTCATATAGAGCGTTTTTCAACGCCAATAGATTTTTCAGAATGTAAGAGCTGTCATTCCGATTACCACAATGGTGAATTTGCGGAAAATGGAATTAGCCCCGACTGTAAAACATGCCACACACTTGATAAAGGTTTCGACTTTACTCTGTTTACTATAGAAGATCATCAAAAATCCGATTTTCCCTTGGAAGGAGCACATATAGCAACTCCGTGTTTTGCTTGTCATGTAGATGAACGGGAAAATCGTTGGACTTTCGCGATGACCGATACTCGTTGTATCGATTGTCATTCAAACTTTCACGAAGGGTTTTTGGCTGCAGAATTTATTCCGAATAACGATTGTACCGCTTGTCATGGAAACGATAGTTGGGATGCGATAACTTTCGATCATTCACAAACCGACTGGCCGTTAACAGGGCAGCACAACAATGTATCCTGTAGCGCCTGTCATTTCGAAATATCTGAAGACAAAAAACTAATCTCACAAAATTTTAGTAACTTAGATACAAACTGTGCTTCCTGTCATGAAAATATTCATGGTGATTCATTTGCAGTAAATGGAATTACAGATTGCGCCCGGTGTCATGTGACAAATAGCTGGTTCCCCGAAAAATTTGATCATAACAATACGCGATTTGCATTAACCGGAAAGCACGCACAGGTCGATTGCAGGGCCTGTCACGAACTAAAAAATGAAAGCGGAACAACAACTGTTGTTTATAAATTAGGAAAACTGGATTGCAAAGACTGTCATTTATAA